The Halomonas sp. HAL1 genome segment AGGATGGCTATCACGTTATTGTGGTGGATATCGTCGAGCCCGAAGCGCCGACCCTGCAAGCCGATGCTTATCAGGTCGATCTGGCTGATGCAGACGCTACTCGCCGTGTCATGGCAGAAATCGCCGAGCGTTATACGGTGACTCGGTTGGTCAATAACGTCGGTATCGTTGCGCCTGCGCTGATTGAAGAGGCAAAGCTTGAGGACTTCGACAAATTAATGCATCTGAACGTACGTTCGGCATTGATCTGCACCCAGGCGCTGCTACCTGCGATGAAGGCAAACGGCATGGGCCGCATCGTGCTGAATACTAGCCGTGTGGTGCTGGGCAAAGAGGCGCGCTCAATCTATAGCGCCACCAAAGGCGCGCTGCAATCCATGGCCCGCACCTGGGCGCTGGAGCTGGCTGAACACGGCATCACGGTCAACTGCGTTGCCCCTGGGCCTATCGCCACCAGCGCCTTCTGGCAGAACAACCCGCCCGACTCCGAGCGCGCTCGCCGCATCATCGATAATATCCCGCTACAGCGCATGGGTCAGCCTGAAGACGTGGCCCAAGCCATCAGTTTCTTCTGTGACGAACGCAGCGGCTTCATCACCGGCCAAACCCTTTTCGTGTGCGGCGGTGTAACGGTCGGTTAGGCAAACCAATGGCTTATTTCACTACGCCCTTTTGGCGTAAGGCGCTAATTTCCTCAGCGCCTTTGTGCAATAAGCGCTCCAACACGCTATCGGTATCTTCACCCAGTCGCGGCGGTGGCTTGTGATACTCCAAGGGTGTTCTGGAGTATTTGATCGGATTGGCCACCCCGGGCACTGTACCGGTGTCGGTTTCCAGCTCAATCTGCATATTCCGCGCTTGAACCTGAGGGTCAGCAAAGACCTGGGCAATATTCTGGATCGGCCCGCAGGGCACACTAATGGCACCCAGCATCTCTATCCATTCATGGCTGGTACGACGCTGAGTAATCTGCACCATAAGCGGAATCAACTCGAGTCGATGTTTGACCCGCTCGGGGTTGGTGCTAAAACGGGGATCAACGGCTAGCTCGGGCCGCCCCACTGCCTCACAGAAACGCTTGAACTGGCCATCGTTGCCAATGGCAATAATAACCTTTTCGCCGTCCGCGGTAGGGAATGGCTGATAAGGCACCAGGTTGGGGTGATACTCACCGGTGCGGGTTGGCGGGGTGCCGCTGCAGAAGTAATTAAGCGCCTGATTAGCCAACCAACTGACCTGAACATCCAGCAGCGCCATATCAATATATTGCCCCAGGCCGGTAGCGTGCCGGTGATGCAACGCGCCGAGGATGGCAATGGTGGCATTCATGCCCGTGGTCAGGTCGGAGACGGCCATACCCACCCGCTGTGGCCCGGCTCCGGGTTCACCGTCTGCCGCGCCGGTAATACTCATTAACCCAGCCTGCGCTTGGATCAAGTAGTCATAGCCCGCCATGGAGGCCATTGGCCCCGTCTGCCCGAACCCGGTAATTGAGCAGTAAATCAAACTCGGATTAATCGCCTCTAATGTGGCGTAGTCGAGCCCCTTGCATGCTAGGCCGCCACTCTTAAAGTTCTCTACCAGAATATCGCTTTCAGCGGCTAGCTCACGCACCAGCGCCTGGCCTTCCGGCTGACCAATATCCACGGTCACCGAATGCTTGCCGCGATTAGCGGAAAGGTAGTAGGCCGACTCGCGAGTATCGTTGCCCTCTTTATCTTTTAACCAGGGAGGCCCCCAATGGCGCGTATCGTCACCAAGCAGCGGATGCTCAATTTTAATCACTTCGGCGCCCATATCGGCCAGTATCTGCGTACACCAGGGGCCAGCCATTACACGGCTTAAATCCAGTACCCGCAGCCCTGTCAGTGGTCCCGCCATTGCACTTCTCCGAAGAACATCAAACTTCTTGTGATTTGGCGGCAGCATTGCGCGCTTCACGGCGCGCGGAAATAAAGCGGTAGAGTGCCAGGGAAATGGAGCCCACCGTCAATGCAATGAAAACCCAGGTAATGGGACCGCGCACGAAGATCGACAGATCGTTATGTCCGATCAATAAAGAGCGGCGCAGATTATCTTCGAACATTGGCCCGAGGATAAACCCGATCAAAAAGGGCGCAGCCGGTATCGCGGCGCGATTGAAGATATAGCCCATGACGCCAAAGGCCATCATCACCCATATGTCAAAGGTGTCGTTATTAACGGCGTAAGCGCCATAAACGCAGAACATCAATACGATGGGAAAGAGGACAGATTTAGGGATATCAGCAATCAAAGAGAAGTACTTGATGGCCACATTACCCACCAACAGCAATACGACAGAGCTGAACATAATGCCCATAAACAGGGCGTAGATCAGGGATAGATTCTCTTGGAACATAAGGGGGCCAGGCGTAAGCCCATGAACCATAAAGGCACCAAGGATAATGGCCGTGATGACATCCCCTGGAATACCTAGAGATAGCAGAGGAATCATCGTCGCCCCGGCGACGCCATTATTACCAGCCTCGGCGGCGGCAACACCCTCTACCTCGCCTTTACCAAAGTTAGCCTTATTGGGCGACCGCCTACGTGCATCGCTATAGGAAATAAAAGCAGCCGCAGTAGCGCCAGTACCTGGGATTGCCCCAATAATCACGCCAATCAAACTGCCCCGCACAATGGTGGTCATGCAGCGCTTCAGCTCAGAAAAAGCAAGACCGGCACCGCTCGCCTTAGCCTTAATATGAGGAAGCGCTTTTTTGCGGTAGAACTCTATAATCTCGGGGATGGCAAACAGACCAATCAACAGCGGGATAAAGGAGATGCTGTCCATCAAGTTGTAATTGCCAAAGGTAAACCGTTGAGAACCGAAGACTTCATCCAGCCCTACCAGGGAAAGCAGAATACCCAATAGCGCTGCCATCAAGCCCTTGATCATAGAGCCGCTGGCCAAAGAAATAATGATGGTAAGCGAAAAGCAGATCAGCCAGAAAAACTCTGGCGCGCCAAAGTTCAGGGCAATTTTTGCCAAATAGGCAGCAAAAAAGATCAGGGCAATATTAGAGATGAAGTCGGCAATGACCGACGAATAAAGTGCTGTCTTAAGTGCCTTCTTCGCATGCCCCTGTTGCGCCATGGGGTAGCCGTCCAACAAGGTACAGGCGGAGGCAGGTGATCCGGGGGTTCTTATCAAAATGGCCGTAATTGAACCACCGTACATTCCCCCTTTATAGATACCTACCAGCAGCAAAATAGCGGCGACAGGCTGCATGGAGAAGGTAAAGGGCAATGCCAGTGCCACCGCCATCGTGGCGGTCAAGCCAGGAATCGACCCCACCACCACGCCGATGACGACCCCCACAGCGATAGCGATGAAGTTATCTAAACTAAAGAATAACTCTATGACTTCCGAAAAATTTTCCATAGATCACCCAGCAGAATAAGTAGCCAATCAGAAGCCGATTGGCGATATCGGAAGCGGCACATTCATGACTTCTACAAATATGAATGTCACAACGATAGGAAATACAAATGCCATGCTATAGACCCACCACGTGCGAACAGGGTGCGCCACAAACAGCACCAGCGTCGCGAGAATGCCGGTAAACACCGCTCCCATCGATTCAAACAAAGCGACATATATCAACAGGGCGCCCACCATCAATACAAAGCGCCGCGTCGAACCCTTCTCAATATTTCGTTCATCCTCCTCACTGCTTCTGTCTAACAGGAAGCCTTGCAGGATGAGCAGGATAGAAAACAGCAGTATCAACCAGCCAACAATTTCTGGCAGCCAACGAGGCGACATCATGGGGTTTTGCATGATGGGCGGTTCATTGATGTAGTTAGGCACCAGATAAAAGACCAGCGCAATGGAAAAGCAAAGCAGAATAACGCCCGCCAATACGTCAGCCGGGTCTTTCACGCTGCGCTTATAATCCGAGGTAGTCATCACTGCCTTCTCCAAAGAACCAAGTAATATAGAGCTAAGAGATATAGAGCTAAAAGACTTTGAAACAAGAGAGGCGAGGACGCTTGCCCTCGCCTCTCCGTTAGATCAAAGGCTGCCTTGCTTACTGGCTAATACCCGCCTGCTCAGCTACGTTTTCCCAACGCTCCAAGTCTTCAACAATGAACTGCTTGAACTCTTCACCCGACACTTGACCCGGCTCAGCACCCAGTTGGTCCGCGAAGTCCACAAACTCTTCGCGCTCCATCACCTTGGCCAGTGCATCTTGCATGACGCTTTGAGCTTCTT includes the following:
- a CDS encoding SDR family NAD(P)-dependent oxidoreductase, with the translated sequence MSQPTSQLHCAVVTGGARNIGQAIALRLQQDGYHVIVVDIVEPEAPTLQADAYQVDLADADATRRVMAEIAERYTVTRLVNNVGIVAPALIEEAKLEDFDKLMHLNVRSALICTQALLPAMKANGMGRIVLNTSRVVLGKEARSIYSATKGALQSMARTWALELAEHGITVNCVAPGPIATSAFWQNNPPDSERARRIIDNIPLQRMGQPEDVAQAISFFCDERSGFITGQTLFVCGGVTVG
- a CDS encoding CaiB/BaiF CoA-transferase family protein, which codes for MAGPLTGLRVLDLSRVMAGPWCTQILADMGAEVIKIEHPLLGDDTRHWGPPWLKDKEGNDTRESAYYLSANRGKHSVTVDIGQPEGQALVRELAAESDILVENFKSGGLACKGLDYATLEAINPSLIYCSITGFGQTGPMASMAGYDYLIQAQAGLMSITGAADGEPGAGPQRVGMAVSDLTTGMNATIAILGALHHRHATGLGQYIDMALLDVQVSWLANQALNYFCSGTPPTRTGEYHPNLVPYQPFPTADGEKVIIAIGNDGQFKRFCEAVGRPELAVDPRFSTNPERVKHRLELIPLMVQITQRRTSHEWIEMLGAISVPCGPIQNIAQVFADPQVQARNMQIELETDTGTVPGVANPIKYSRTPLEYHKPPPRLGEDTDSVLERLLHKGAEEISALRQKGVVK
- a CDS encoding tripartite tricarboxylate transporter permease, translating into MENFSEVIELFFSLDNFIAIAVGVVIGVVVGSIPGLTATMAVALALPFTFSMQPVAAILLLVGIYKGGMYGGSITAILIRTPGSPASACTLLDGYPMAQQGHAKKALKTALYSSVIADFISNIALIFFAAYLAKIALNFGAPEFFWLICFSLTIIISLASGSMIKGLMAALLGILLSLVGLDEVFGSQRFTFGNYNLMDSISFIPLLIGLFAIPEIIEFYRKKALPHIKAKASGAGLAFSELKRCMTTIVRGSLIGVIIGAIPGTGATAAAFISYSDARRRSPNKANFGKGEVEGVAAAEAGNNGVAGATMIPLLSLGIPGDVITAIILGAFMVHGLTPGPLMFQENLSLIYALFMGIMFSSVVLLLVGNVAIKYFSLIADIPKSVLFPIVLMFCVYGAYAVNNDTFDIWVMMAFGVMGYIFNRAAIPAAPFLIGFILGPMFEDNLRRSLLIGHNDLSIFVRGPITWVFIALTVGSISLALYRFISARREARNAAAKSQEV
- a CDS encoding tripartite tricarboxylate transporter TctB family protein; protein product: MTTSDYKRSVKDPADVLAGVILLCFSIALVFYLVPNYINEPPIMQNPMMSPRWLPEIVGWLILLFSILLILQGFLLDRSSEEDERNIEKGSTRRFVLMVGALLIYVALFESMGAVFTGILATLVLFVAHPVRTWWVYSMAFVFPIVVTFIFVEVMNVPLPISPIGF